A window of the Lolium perenne isolate Kyuss_39 chromosome 7, Kyuss_2.0, whole genome shotgun sequence genome harbors these coding sequences:
- the LOC127311931 gene encoding uncharacterized protein — MATTARPLAVFLLLLLLAVQLVEGSKSRNSERDALRAFRAGVSDPSGTLQSWNSTAHFCRWEGVTCDHGHVTSLGVSGLSGTISPAIGNLTYLETLNFSKNAFSGSIPATLGRLRRLSYLSFCDNGLSGVIPDSLRNCTGLAYVYLNNNSLAGAIPDWLGTMPNLTYLWLYGNSLSGEIPQSLGNLTKLASLKLDKNLLKGNLPVGLSQLPLLQTLSVSQNKLGGDIPLGFFNMSLLEDMSLADNAFGGSLPPYAGTGMKNLGGLFLGGNRLTGLIPATLANASGMTYLSLSDNGFTGRVPPQIGTLCLYALEMSNNDLAATDGAGWEFLDRLTNCSGLRRLSLDNNNFSGRMPISISSLSRELLELNLGGNRMSGSIPPSIGNLTALQTLGLESNLLTGTIPDGIGKLKNLMELRLQENKLSGTVPSSIGSLTKMLKLVLSSNVLSGSIPPTLGNLQEMVLLNLSANKLTGQVPTQLFDLPSLSQAMDLSNNRLEGPLPRDVIRLGNLAFLKLSRNFFNGEIPEQLDSCQSLELLDLDSNLFNGTIPLSLSKLKGLRRLNLTSNRLSGSIPSELGDMSGLQELYLSWNNLTGVIPDELGNASSLIKMDVSYNHLEGQVPLHGVLANLTGLNIAGNSELCGGVPQLHLLRCPVARHTQHTDWRLPIVVPIFGISLFSGMFLAIFLCYKRKSRHRESTTQPDILDAMNYERISYAELAKATNGFADSNLIGAGKFGYVYKGTLPLKVKEGFEHGLVAVKVFDLQQVGASKTFLSECEALRTIRHRNLISIITCCSSITPRGDEFRALVFELMPNYSLDRWLHPTPETLKNVGRLTAIQRLNIAVDIADALHYLHDSCVPPIIHCDLKPSNVLLGEDMMACIGDFGLAKLLLDPGIQDAASSESTIGIRGTIGYVAPEYGTTGKVSTYGDTYSFGVTLLEIFTGKSPTRDSFVDGLTLQGFVSAAFPDRIEEVLDTTLLIPTEFDGDCSGVSEQDWLVPAIRVGLSCTKAAPYERMSMRDAAAELRTIRDASLRV; from the exons ATGGCAACCACGGCACGACCTCTGGCAGTGTTCCTGCTTCTGCTCTTGCTGGCCGTACAGCTAGTGGAGGGAAGCAAGAGCCGCAACTCCGAGCGGGACGCACTGCGGGCATTCAGGGCCGGCGTGTCGGACCCGTCAGGTACGCTCCAGTCGTGGAACAGCACGGCGCACTTCTGCCGGTGGGAAGGGGTGACCTGCGACCACGGGCACGTGACGTCCCTGGGCGTGTCTGGCCTCTCTGGGACCATCTCCCCTGCCATCGGCAACCTCACCTACCTGGAGACCCTCAACTTCAGCAAGAACGCCTTCTCGGGGAGCATCCCAGCGACCCTCGGGCGGCTGCGACGTCTTAGTTACCTCAGCTTCTGCGACAACGGGCTCAGCGGGGTGATACCTGATAGCCTCCGCAACTGCACCGGCCTCGCCTATGTGTACCTCAACAACAACAGCCTCGCCGGTGCCATCCCCGACTGGCTCGGGACTATGCCAAATCTCACCTACCTATGGCTCTATGGCAACTCGTTGTCCGGAGAGATACCGCAGTCGCTCGGCAACCTCACCAAGCTTGCGAGCCTCAAGCTAGACAAGAATCTTCTAAAAGGCAATCTCCCTGTTGGCCTCTCGCAACTTCCTCTCCTCCAAACACTTAGTGTCTCCCAGAACAAATTGGGTGGTGATATCCCACTTGGTTTCTTCAACATGTCCTTGTTGGAAGACATGTCTCTCGCGGACAATGCATTCGGTGGGAGCCTTCCGCCGTACGCAGGCACAGGCATGAAAAATCTTGGGGGCCTCTTCCTCGGCGGGAACAGACTCACCGGGCTAATTCCAGCAACACTAGCAAACGCTTCCGGCATGACATATCTCAGCCTCTCCGACAACGGCTTCACTGGTCGGGTGCCACCACAGATAGGGACGTTGTGCCTATATGCACTGGAGATGTCCAACAATGACTTGGCTGCAACTGATGGCGCTGGGTGGGAGTTCTTGGACCGTTTGACAAACTGCAGCGGCCTACGTAGGCTTTCTCTCGACAACAACAATTTCAGCGGGAGGATGCCAATCTCCATCAGCAGCCTCTCGAGGGAGCTTTTGGAATTAAACCTCGGGGGCAACCGCATGTCAGGGTCCATTCCACCTAGCATTGGGAACCTCACTGCACTGCAAACGTTGGGGCTTGAGTCCAATCTCCTCACCGGCACCATTCCGGACGGGATTgggaagctcaagaacctcatggAGTTACGGTTGCAGGAGAACAAATTGTCAGGGACAGTGCCATCTTCCATCGGCAGCCTGACAAAGATGCTCAAGCTAGTGCTGAGCAGTAATGTGTTGAGTGGATCCATCCCTCCAACCCTCGGTAACCTGCAGGAAATGGTTCTTCTCAATCTCTCTGCCAACAAGCTTACCGGCCAAGTCCCGACACAGCTCTTCGACCTTCCATCGCTATCCCAAGCAATGGACTTGTCGAACAACCGGCTCGAAGGCCCGCTTCCTCGCGACGTCATCCGCCTTGGGAACCTCGCGTTCCTGAAGTTGTCCAGAAACTTCTTCAACGGCGAGATACCAGAGCAGCTCGATAGTTGCCAGAGCTTAGAGTTGCTCGATTTGGATAGCAACCTCTTCAACGGAACCATCCCACTGTCGCTGAGCAAACTGAAGGGGCTCCGGAGGCTGAACCTGACAAGCAACAGATTGTCAGGTAGCATCCCGTCAGAGCTCGGCGACATGTCTGGGCTGCAGGAGCTGTACCTTTCATGGAACAACCTGACAGGAGTAATCCCTGATGAGCTGGGGAACGCGAGCTCGTTGATCAAGATGGACGTTTCCTACAACCATTTGGAAGGTCAGGTGCCGCTCCATGGCGTGCTTGCAAACCTGACCGGGCTTAACATCGCCGGGAACAGCGAGCTCTGTGGTGGCGTTCCGCAGCTCCATCTGCTGCGATGTCCTGTTGCAAGGCACACTCAACATACAGATTGGCGTCTTCCTATCGTGGTACCGATCTTCGGCATATCTCTCTTCTCGGGCATGTTCCTCGCCATTTTCCTATGCTACAAGAGAAAGTCGAGACATAGAGAAAGCACGACACAACCAGACATACTTGATGCCATGAACTACGAGAGGATCTCCTATGCCGAATTGGCGAAAGCCACAAACGGCTTTGCAGATAGCAATCTGATAGGTGCAGGAAAGTTTGGCTATGTTTACAAGGGGACTCTGCCCCTGAAAGTCAAGGAGGGGTTCGAGCACGGCCTCGTGGCCGTGAAGGTGTTCGATCTACAGCAAGTCGGTGCCTCCAAGACATTCCTGTCAGAGTGTGAGGCATTGCGCACCATACGACACCGGAATCTGATTAGCATCATCACTTGCTGCTCCAGCATCACCCCCAGGGGCGACGAGTTCAGAGCTCTAGTGTTCGAGCTCATGCCCAACTATAGCCTAGACAGGTGGCTGCATCCGACGCCTGAAACGCTCAAGAATGTCGGCAGGCTGACCGCAATCCAGCGGCTCAACATTGCGGTGGACATTGCCGACGCGCTGCACTATCTCCACGACAGCTGCGTACCACCTATCATACACTGCGATCTCAAGCCGAGCAATGTTCTTCTCGGTGAGGACATGATGGCCTGCATCGGTGACTTCGGCCTCGCAAAGCTGCTTCTTGATCCAGGGATCCAAGACGCCGCCAGCTCTGAGAGCACCATTGGAATCCGAGGCACGATCGGCTACGTCGCACCAG AGTACGGCACGACTGGTAAAGTTTCAACATATGGGGACACCTACAGCTTTGGTGTAACACTGCTGGAGATTTTCACCGGAAAGTCACCAACCCGTGACTCCTTCGTCGACGGCCTAACGCTGCAGGGGTTCGTCAGCGCGGCGTTTCCTGACAGGATTGAGGAGGTCCTTGACACGACGCTGCTTATCCCCACGGAATTCGATGGTGATTGTAGCGGTGTTTCAGAGCAGGATTGGTTGGTTCCTGCCATCAGGGTTGGGCTTAGCTGCACCAAAGCAGCGCCGTACGAAAGGATGAGCATGAGGGATGCGGCCGCTGAGCTGCGCACGATCAGAGATGCTAGTCTCCGTGTCTGA
- the LOC127315085 gene encoding thioredoxin-like protein YLS8, translating to MAHHVEHLHAAEAVDDAIVREAETERLVVVRFGHSVHADCLSVDAAMAAAAELVGPIAVLHAVDIEEVQDFNAMYELHDRPCTVMFFHGNRHVDVRGPHGSRYDIAWAAYNADEFVGLVWTVHERATAGRRLVDLD from the coding sequence ATGGCGCACCACGTCGAGCACCTGCACGCCGCCGAAGCCGTCGACGATGCCATCGTCCGGGAGGCCGAGACAGAGCGCCTGGTGGTCGTCCGGTTCGGCCACAGCGTGCACGCTGACTGCCTGAGCGTggacgccgccatggccgccgccgccgagctcgTCGGCCCTATCGCTGTGCTGCACGCTGTCGACATCGAGGAGGTGCAGGATTTCAACGCCATGTACGAGCTCCACGACAGGCCCTGCACTGTCATGTTCTTCCACGGGAATCGGCACGTCGACGTACGCGGCCCCCACGGCAGTAGGTACGACATCGCCTGGGCCGCATACAACGCCGATGAGTTCGTCGGCCTTGTCTGGACGGTGCACGAGAGAGCCACGGCTGGCCGCCGACTCGTCGACCTCGACTAG
- the LOC127315086 gene encoding thioredoxin-like protein YLS8 encodes MAHHVEHLHAAEAVDDAIVREAETERLVVVRFGHSVHADCVSVDAAMAAAAELVGPVAALYAVDIEEVQDFNAMYELHDRPCTVMFFHGNRHVDVRGPHGSRYDIAWAAYNADEFVGLVWTVHERATAGRRLVDLD; translated from the coding sequence ATGGCCCACCACGTCGAGCACCTGCACGCCGCCGAAGCCGTCGACGATGCCATCGTCCGGGAGGCCGAGACAGAGCGCCTGGTGGTCGTCCGGTTCGGCCACAGCGTGCACGCTGACTGCGTGAGCGTggacgccgccatggccgccgccgccgagctcgTCGGCCCCGTCGCTGCGCTGTACGCTGTCGACATCGAGGAGGTGCAGGATTTCAACGCCATGTACGAGCTCCACGACAGGCCCTGCACTGTCATGTTCTTCCACGGGAATCGGCACGTCGACGTACGCGGCCCCCACGGCAGTAGGTACGACATCGCCTGGGCCGCATACAACGCCGATGAGTTCGTCGGCCTTGTCTGGACGGTGCACGAGAGAGCCACGGCTGGCCGCCGACTCGTCGACCTCGACTAG